In Parageobacillus sp. KH3-4, the genomic window ATTTAGGCGGAACGACGATTAAAATGGCGTTTTTGACTGCAGATGGTGATATTGTACATAAATGGGAAATCGATACAGATCTTTCAAACAAAGGGGAGAACATCGTCAAACATATAGCGCAATCGCTAGAGGACACATTGCGTCGCCTAGGAGAAAGCAAAGAGCGGCTTTTGGCGATCGGGATTGGCGCGCCAGGTTCGGTGCATAAGGAAACAGGGATGCTTTATGAAGCGGTAAATTTAGGATGGAAGAATTATCCTCTCAAAGAACGGCTAGAGCGGGAAACATCGCTCCCTGTGGCGGTAGATAATGACGCGAATATTGCCGCGCTTGGAGAAATGTGGAAAGGGGCTGGCAATGGCGCGCGCGATCTTATTTGCGTCACGCTTGGCACTGGTGTCGGCGGCGGAGTAATTGCCAATGGCCAAATTGTGCACGGCGTCAACGGCGCTGGTGGAGAAATTGGCCACATGACAATGATTCCAAAAGGCGGCGCGCCGTGCAATTGCGGCAAAACCGGCTGTTTGGAAACAATTGCTTCTGCGAGGGGGATTGTGAGAATCGCGAAAGAAAAATTATCACGATGGAACAAGCCGACTTTGCTTCGCAGCGAAACTGTAACCGCCAAAGCGGTATTTGATGCAGCGAAAGCGAACGACGAACTGGCGCTCGAAGTGGTGGATGAAGTAATGTTCTACCTAGGATTAGCGTTGGCGAACGCGGCGAACGTGTCCAATCCGGAAAAAATCGTGATTGGCGGCGGTGTGTCAAAAGCAGGCGATATATTGGTGGAACGCGTCGGCGCTTATTTCCGCCGTTTTGCGTTTCCGCGCGTTGCAGAAGGAGCGACGATTGTGCTGGCGACGCTTGGCAACGACGCGGGAGTGATCGGCGGCGCGTGGTTGGCGAAAGCGTCGCTGCATATTTGATCACAAAGTGAATGCGGCAAGAAATGAAACGATTCACCGAGGGAATAGCTTTCGGTGAATCGTTTTTTGTTTCATTTTCCACATTCCTCGCTCATATGTTGAAGGTAGAACATCAGGAAGGAGAGGATGCTTTGAATATATATGCTTCTCTTGGCGACACGCTAGCGGCGTATAGCGAATGTTTTTCCGTTCCTTACGAATTACTGCTAGACTCTAATCCGCATATCAAAAAAGATCGGCTAGAGCAAGGAGAAATTGTGCGTATTCCAGGATATGAAACCGTTTGTACGTGGGAAGAGTTAGCGCATTTTTTCCCTGTGTGTAAAGAAGCTTTGCGACGGATGAAAGGAGCGGCGCAAATCGTCAACGGATCGGTACAGCTACCAAAACGCGTTATTTCCCATGTTGTTCAAGGGCAAAAGGAGTACGATTTTTCCGCGCTAAAGCAAGATATTGAAGCGCTTTGCCGCTGCTATCCGTTTGTACGCACAAGGGCGATCGGATATAGTGTGCTCGGCTTGCCATTAATCGAAATACAAATTGGGCAAGGGCCGATTCGCGTTCATCTGAACGGTTCATTCCATGCGAACGAATGGATTACATCAGCGATTATCATGACGTTTCTCAACGA contains:
- a CDS encoding ROK family glucokinase; the encoded protein is MAEKWLVGIDLGGTTIKMAFLTADGDIVHKWEIDTDLSNKGENIVKHIAQSLEDTLRRLGESKERLLAIGIGAPGSVHKETGMLYEAVNLGWKNYPLKERLERETSLPVAVDNDANIAALGEMWKGAGNGARDLICVTLGTGVGGGVIANGQIVHGVNGAGGEIGHMTMIPKGGAPCNCGKTGCLETIASARGIVRIAKEKLSRWNKPTLLRSETVTAKAVFDAAKANDELALEVVDEVMFYLGLALANAANVSNPEKIVIGGGVSKAGDILVERVGAYFRRFAFPRVAEGATIVLATLGNDAGVIGGAWLAKASLHI